The genomic interval GACATCGCGACGGTGCGGATCAACGGCGTGGAAACCGAAGAACTGGCGATTACCGGCAAGTTCGATCGCGTGTATGAAGGCGTCAAGCCGCCGCTGGCGCTGGTCGACGGTGGTGTCGTGTTGACGGTGCGGCAGGAAGGTTTCACGGATGCGGTGGTCTGGAATCCGGGTGCCGAGGATGCTGCGGCACTGGCCGACATGGCCGACGAGGAATACCGCCGTTTCGTCTGCGTCGAGCCCGCGCTGCTGGCGGGACCGACGCTGGCACCGGGTGCGTGCTGGACGGGCGAATACCACGTCAGCTGAAGCCGCGGGCCGGTGCGTGAACCGGCCTGTGACTGGACAGGCCATCGTGCGGCCTGTCGGCGATCCCGGGCAGGTGCCCGGGGGACGGTGAACTCAAACGCGCGTTTGCTTGCGGCGACGTGCGATGGCCAGTGCGGCCATGCTGGCGCCGAACAGCGCCAGCGAGGCTGGCTCGGGTACGTCGACAGCGCCGTCGATCTGCCCATTCACGACGTTCACGGAGTCGAGGAACATGTTCACGCCGAGTGCTGGATCCGTGCCCGGGAAGACATTGCCCCAGTACAGGGCGATGGTGCCGGTACCGAGGGTATTGAGGAGATCGCGGCCCCAGCGCACGGTGACCGCGCTGCCGCTGCCCTGCAGGCCGTTCAGGTTGTTGTCGAATTGCAGCCAGGTGTAACTCGTCGACGAGCCGAAGTTGCCCGTATTGCCACCCGGGTTGGAGGCGCCGCTGAACGGGCTAGCGCTGACGACATTGCCACCGAAGCTGTTGACGCCACCGCTGAAGAGGGTGCCGGTGTACAGGATGTTGAACTGTCGCTCGTTCAGCGACGGATACGCGCTGGCGTCGGTCGGCATCTCGCCGTCGAGGGTAAAGGTGATCGAATCGGTGGTGTAGTCGTTGACCGTGAATTGCACGGCCGCTGCTGGCTGGGCGGCGAGGCCGGCAAAGGCGATCGCTGCCAGAAGTTTAGTAAAAGACATTGTTATTTTCCCTAGTTATTGTGTGTAAGCAAAGCAGCCATGTTGCTGTATTGACTGCATCGCTAGCTCAGCAATAACCATGCCTGTCACGGCACCTTGTTGTTTCCATTGGGATATTTTTGTTCGGAAAGATATCGGTGTAAATATTCCCGACAGCCCGCGCTGGGTAACACCGTTTGCCCTGCACTGCCCTATTGCCGCAGCATGCCAGGCCGACCTGACCGACGATCGAAAAAAAGAAAGCCGGCAATGCCGGCTTTCCTGGACCCAATGAGGATCAGTTCGATTCCTTGACCATCCGCCCTTCGCTGCCCTGCAGGGGCCGCGCATTGAGCGGATACAGGCGCGAGAACAGGGCCATTTGCGCCGGCGACGCCGTCATCGGCTGCTTCATGACCAGCCACAGCACGTTCTCGGTACAGGGCGGCGTCGTCATCGATCCCATGTAGGTGTAGTATTCGCGGCGCTCGGGCAACATCTCGAGCGGATCGATCTCGACGCCCGGCGAGGCGAGCTGGCCTTTTTCCAGCGGGATGTGGCTCCAGACGGCCTGGATCACTTCGTTGCCCTTGCCGCGCTCGAGCAGCACGGCTACCACCGCCAGCTTGCCCCCAAGCCCGCGGTGCACCAGGTGGATCACCATCTCGGTGCCCTTGCCATTGATGCGTTCTTCCGATGGACGGTGGAAGTGGAACTGCACCAGCTCGTAGCGCTCGTTGCCGATGAGGATGGCATTGCCGCCAGCGACGTTCACCTGCACCGTATGTCCGTTGTCGATCTCGCTGAAGGTCGACGGGCGGTAGTCGAAATCGATCTCCTCGAGGTCGACCTTCATGCCGTCGCGGATGTCGATCGGCGACTGGCGGTTGCCCTTGCCGCACTGGGCCCAGGCCGGGTTGATCTTGCCCCAGTTCTCGGGACCGAACTCGCCATCGTAGTCCCAGTGGTTGCTGACCTTCGGTGCGGCCGCGATGGCCGTCTCCTGCTTGCGCTTGGCATCGCGCACGCGCTTGGCCTTGGCCGCGGAGGCTGCGCGTGCCGCCTGCCTGGCACGCATCTCGGCCAGGCGCTCGGCGATTTTTACCGACAAGTCGATTTGCGCTTCATCTTCGCTTTGGGCGGACACGGTCGAGGCGACCGCGTCGGCCGAGGCGGCGCTCGCCTTACCCGGCTTTTCCAGCGCGCTCTTGTCAATGAGCGGCTTCTGGATGAGGGACTTGGCGCCGTGCTTGTCCGCAGCCTTCTCGCCCGGCTTCTCGGGCGTCTTCGACGGCTGGGCGATGGCGGCGGGCTTGCCGCCCTCCTTCTCGCCGGCCGGCCTGGCAGCCTCTTTCCTGGCGGTTTCAGGCGCCGGCTTGGCGTGGGCAGGCGCTTCATTGGCGCTGGCATGAAGCATCACGAAACTGCTGGCGAACAGGGCGATCAGGTTGCGCATGGAAATGGGGAAATGGAATTCACCCACTCTTAACGACGCTGCCGTACGGAAACTTGAGCAGAAATCGGCAGTAAATCGGCCGTAAATCGCCCGTACAACGCAAACGCGCCGGAATCATCCGGCGCGTCTGGTCAAGCGGGCAAGAGGACTTGCAAGAAGCTTATCGGCTCCACATGCGGCGCCCGAACTTGTACAGGCCGCCGATGGCGAGCGGCACGATGGCGGCACTGACGCCAACCAGCACGATCTCGGTCAGGTGGTCGCGCACGACTGGAATGTTGCCGAAGAAGTAGCCGGCGGTAACCAGGCTGGCCACCCACAGCACCGCGCCGGTGACGTTATACAGCTGGAAGCGCCAATGGGTCATGTCCGACACGCCGGCAACAAAGGGGGCGAAAGTACGCACCACCGGCACGAAACGCGCCAGGATGATGGTCTTGCCGCCATGCTTTTCGAAAAAGTCGTGGGTGCGGCGCAGCGCGTCCTTGTTGATCCACCGGTAATTGTGAGTGAACATGCGCTGGCCGATGGCCTCGCCGATGTAATAGTTCAGGGTGTTGCCTGTCACGGCGGCGATGATGAGCAGCGCCATCAGCAGCGGGTAACTCATCTGGCCGGTGGCGCAGAAGGCGCCGGCAATGAAGAGCAAGGTATCGCCCGGGAAGAAAAACAGGACCACCAGACCGGTTTCGCAAAACACGATTGCGAACAGGACGATGTAGACATAAACCCCGTATTGACGCAGCAACTCGCCCAAGGTCTTATCGACATGGAGAATCATGTCGAAAAATTGCATCAGATCCATAATTTTCCTAAACGGTAACGCCGAATCATACCATCAGTCCGCTCGCGCTCCGCTCATTCCCGAGCGAGGTCTGCGCCGTGTTAAGTGACCGTTAAGTTTCATAAACTTTCACAGTTCGCGTTTACAATCATCCAACACAAACGACGAGGGGAGACGGGAGATGAGGGGGATCGACAAGGCAGTCGCAGCGGGCGCGGTGCTGGCACTGGCGGCAATGGCCAATACCCAGGCTGCGCAGGAATTGCCACCCAAGCCGAGCGTCGGCGAGATCGTCAAGGAGTCGAAAGCGGGCGACTGGCGTCCGCTCGACCTGGACAATACGCTGTACATGGACTTGCCTGCAGGACGTGTCGTGATCGAACTCGCTCCCACCTTCGCCCCCAGCCACGCGCGCAACATCAAGGCGCTGGCACGCGAAGGCTATTTCGATGGCCTCGTCATCCTGCGCTCGCAAGACAATTTCGTGGTGCAGTGGGGCGACCCGGACGAAAAGAACCCGCGTCCCATGAAGAACGCCAGGGACAAGCTGAAGGCCGAATTCACCGCGCCGATGAAAAGCGACACCCGTTTCACGCGCCTGAAGGACGTCGACGGCTACGCGCCGCAGGTCGGCCACTCGAACGGCTTCCCGGTCGGGCGCGACCCGAAGAAGAAGGAAACCTGGCTGGCGCACTGCTACGCGATGGTCGGCGTGGGACGCGACAACGAGGCCGACAGCGGCAGCGGCAACGCCCTCTACGTGGTCATCGGCCAGGCGCCGCGCCAGCTCGACCGCAACATCACCGTGGTCGGCCGCGTGGTCTCGGGCATGCCGCTGCTCTCGGCCGTGCCGCGCGGACCGGCGCCGATGGGCTTTTTCGACAAGCCCGAGATGCAGATCCCGATCAAGTCCTTCCGCGTCGCCGCCGACCTGCCGCCTGAGCAGCGCAGCAACTTCGAGGTGATGCGCACCGACAGCCCGACTTACCAGAAGGTCGTGGAAGCCCAGCGCAACCGCGGCGGCCCCTGGACCAAGGTCGCGGCCGGCCATGTGGACCTGTGCAATGCGCCGATTCCGGTGCGCGAGCAGAAGTAAAACGAAGTATTGGGGCCGTAGTCCGTAGCGCTTCTCGTAGGGCGGGCACTTGTGCCCACGCGGATGATGCATAGCGATGGCCGCGACGGCAA from Massilia sp. Se16.2.3 carries:
- a CDS encoding D-hexose-6-phosphate mutarotase → MRHGFARVNNWRVVDSGIDDGAAFAVFALAPADLAASQRAAWPHGFELALRIAIRANELSMRFEVRNSGATAFPFAAALHTYHLVDDIATVRINGVETEELAITGKFDRVYEGVKPPLALVDGGVVLTVRQEGFTDAVVWNPGAEDAAALADMADEEYRRFVCVEPALLAGPTLAPGACWTGEYHVS
- a CDS encoding PEP-CTERM sorting domain-containing protein, with the translated sequence MSFTKLLAAIAFAGLAAQPAAAVQFTVNDYTTDSITFTLDGEMPTDASAYPSLNERQFNILYTGTLFSGGVNSFGGNVVSASPFSGASNPGGNTGNFGSSTSYTWLQFDNNLNGLQGSGSAVTVRWGRDLLNTLGTGTIALYWGNVFPGTDPALGVNMFLDSVNVVNGQIDGAVDVPEPASLALFGASMAALAIARRRKQTRV
- a CDS encoding carbonic anhydrase family protein; translation: MRNLIALFASSFVMLHASANEAPAHAKPAPETARKEAARPAGEKEGGKPAAIAQPSKTPEKPGEKAADKHGAKSLIQKPLIDKSALEKPGKASAASADAVASTVSAQSEDEAQIDLSVKIAERLAEMRARQAARAASAAKAKRVRDAKRKQETAIAAAPKVSNHWDYDGEFGPENWGKINPAWAQCGKGNRQSPIDIRDGMKVDLEEIDFDYRPSTFSEIDNGHTVQVNVAGGNAILIGNERYELVQFHFHRPSEERINGKGTEMVIHLVHRGLGGKLAVVAVLLERGKGNEVIQAVWSHIPLEKGQLASPGVEIDPLEMLPERREYYTYMGSMTTPPCTENVLWLVMKQPMTASPAQMALFSRLYPLNARPLQGSEGRMVKESN
- a CDS encoding VTT domain-containing protein, which encodes MDLMQFFDMILHVDKTLGELLRQYGVYVYIVLFAIVFCETGLVVLFFFPGDTLLFIAGAFCATGQMSYPLLMALLIIAAVTGNTLNYYIGEAIGQRMFTHNYRWINKDALRRTHDFFEKHGGKTIILARFVPVVRTFAPFVAGVSDMTHWRFQLYNVTGAVLWVASLVTAGYFFGNIPVVRDHLTEIVLVGVSAAIVPLAIGGLYKFGRRMWSR
- a CDS encoding peptidylprolyl isomerase: MRGIDKAVAAGAVLALAAMANTQAAQELPPKPSVGEIVKESKAGDWRPLDLDNTLYMDLPAGRVVIELAPTFAPSHARNIKALAREGYFDGLVILRSQDNFVVQWGDPDEKNPRPMKNARDKLKAEFTAPMKSDTRFTRLKDVDGYAPQVGHSNGFPVGRDPKKKETWLAHCYAMVGVGRDNEADSGSGNALYVVIGQAPRQLDRNITVVGRVVSGMPLLSAVPRGPAPMGFFDKPEMQIPIKSFRVAADLPPEQRSNFEVMRTDSPTYQKVVEAQRNRGGPWTKVAAGHVDLCNAPIPVREQK